From Kamptonema formosum PCC 6407, a single genomic window includes:
- a CDS encoding pepsin/retropepsin-like aspartic protease family protein, which translates to METTTDNSMGKVITTLEITNRLDRGKAEDGMISPDQVRSVTLENVLVDTRATTLCLPANIIAQLGLKILKQVVVETAMGISEARIFRDASISLCGREGTFECLELPAGRNALLGVIPMEALGIEVDLKNQRLKVLPDGPTETYLTIL; encoded by the coding sequence ATGGAAACTACTACCGACAACTCAATGGGGAAAGTTATAACAACACTAGAAATTACAAATCGACTAGATCGGGGTAAGGCTGAAGATGGTATGATCTCACCTGACCAAGTAAGGTCTGTTACTTTAGAAAATGTCTTGGTGGATACGAGGGCAACAACTCTGTGCCTACCTGCAAATATTATCGCTCAACTAGGTTTAAAAATTCTCAAACAAGTGGTTGTTGAGACAGCGATGGGTATTAGCGAAGCTAGAATATTTCGAGATGCGTCGATTTCCCTGTGCGGACGTGAGGGAACTTTTGAGTGTTTGGAATTGCCAGCAGGGAGAAATGCACTGTTAGGTGTAATTCCGATGGAAGCGTTAGGAATTGAAGTTGACTTGAAAAATCAAAGATTGAAAGTTTTGCCCGATGGCCCGACTGAAACCTATTTGACAATCCTTTAA
- the uvrA gene encoding excinuclease ABC subunit UvrA, which produces MPSTAETSKSNLSASHNGQSAVNLSPNIQNYIRIRGARQHNLKNIDLELPRDRLIVFTGVSGSGKSSLAFDTIFAEGQRRYIESLSAYARQFLGQLDKPDVDAIEGLSPAISIDQKSTSHNPRSTVGTVTEIYDYFRLLFGRAGEPHCPICDRCIAPQTIDEMCDRVMALPDGTRFHILAPVVRGKKGTHRKLLSSLASEGFIRVKVDGEVVELSENIELDKNHTHNIEIVVDRLIKKPGLQERLVDSLTTCLRHSNGIALIEELPTKENPHTNPPLIFSENFACPEHGAVMEELSPRLFSFNSPYGACPNCHGLGNLRRFAEELVVPDEQAPVYTAIAPWADKDNTYYFALICSVAKACGFDINTRWHQLTQTQQQILLHGSEDNILTEGKSQRRYPGVIPILQRQYDETGSELVKQKLEQYRVDRPCEVCHGKRLKPEALSVQLGQYRILDFTSGSIRDCREKVDNLKLSDRQAQIADLVLREIKARLQFLLDVGLDYLTLDRPAMTLSGGEAQRIRLATQIGSGLTGVLYVLDEPSIGLHQRDNSRLLKTLTRLRDLGNTLIVVEHDEETIRAANHIVDIGPAAGVHGGRIVAQGNLETLLATEESLTGAYLSGRKVIETPAQRRKGNGKSLLLKNCRRNNLKNIDVEIPLGKLVCITGVSGSGKSSLINDLLYPSLQHYITRKVPLPKDMDGIKTQGEKSLGDAVDKVIVIDQSPIGRTPRSNPATYTGVFDVIRDMFAETIEAKARGYKPGQFSFNVKGGRCEACAGQGVNIISMNFLPDVYVQCEVCKGARYNRETLQVKYKEKSISDVLNMTVEEACEMFKNIPRAANRLQTLVDVGLGYIKLGQPAPTLSGGEAQRVKLATELSRRATGKTLYLIDEPTTGLSFYDVHQLLNVLQRLVDKGNSILVIEHNLDVIRAGDWVIDLGPEGGDKGGEVIAVGTPEDVAENAHSYTGLYLKEVLRQHPGN; this is translated from the coding sequence ATGCCTTCTACTGCCGAAACCTCGAAGAGTAACTTAAGTGCATCTCATAACGGGCAATCTGCCGTGAATTTAAGCCCAAATATCCAGAATTATATTCGGATTCGGGGCGCTAGGCAGCACAATTTAAAGAATATTGATTTGGAACTACCGCGCGATCGCCTGATTGTCTTTACTGGCGTATCCGGTTCCGGTAAGTCTTCCCTCGCTTTCGATACGATTTTCGCAGAGGGACAGCGCCGCTACATTGAGTCTCTAAGCGCCTACGCGCGTCAATTCCTGGGACAGTTGGATAAACCGGATGTGGATGCGATCGAGGGGTTAAGTCCGGCGATTTCTATTGACCAAAAATCGACTTCTCATAATCCGCGATCGACAGTTGGGACTGTTACGGAGATTTACGACTATTTTAGACTGCTATTTGGGCGGGCGGGGGAACCCCATTGTCCGATTTGCGATCGCTGCATTGCGCCACAAACGATCGATGAAATGTGCGATCGCGTGATGGCACTTCCTGATGGTACTCGCTTTCACATTCTCGCCCCCGTTGTCAGAGGCAAAAAAGGCACTCATCGTAAGCTGCTATCGAGTTTAGCTTCCGAAGGCTTTATTCGGGTAAAAGTTGATGGCGAGGTGGTAGAACTCTCAGAAAACATCGAATTAGATAAGAATCATACCCACAACATTGAGATTGTAGTTGATAGGTTAATTAAAAAGCCGGGTTTACAAGAACGTTTAGTAGATTCTCTCACTACTTGCCTGCGGCATTCAAATGGAATTGCCTTGATTGAAGAATTACCAACTAAGGAAAATCCCCACACAAATCCCCCTTTAATTTTTAGTGAAAACTTTGCTTGCCCGGAACATGGGGCGGTAATGGAAGAACTTTCACCCCGATTATTTTCCTTTAATTCACCCTACGGCGCTTGTCCAAATTGTCACGGTTTGGGCAATTTGCGAAGGTTTGCAGAGGAGTTAGTCGTACCTGACGAACAAGCACCAGTTTACACTGCGATCGCGCCTTGGGCAGATAAGGATAATACCTATTATTTTGCACTAATTTGTAGTGTCGCCAAAGCTTGCGGTTTTGACATCAATACCCGTTGGCATCAACTCACACAAACACAGCAGCAAATTTTATTACACGGTTCTGAAGATAATATCTTGACAGAAGGTAAGAGTCAACGGCGTTATCCCGGCGTAATTCCAATTTTACAGCGGCAATATGACGAGACTGGTTCAGAATTAGTTAAACAAAAATTAGAACAATATCGCGTCGATCGCCCTTGCGAAGTTTGTCACGGCAAACGACTAAAACCTGAAGCACTTTCTGTACAATTAGGGCAGTATCGGATTTTAGATTTTACCAGTGGTTCGATTCGAGATTGTCGAGAAAAAGTTGATAACTTAAAATTAAGCGATCGCCAAGCACAAATTGCCGATTTAGTTCTCAGAGAAATCAAGGCCAGATTACAATTTCTCCTCGATGTTGGCTTAGATTATCTTACCTTAGACCGCCCAGCAATGACCCTTTCCGGCGGGGAAGCACAACGCATTCGTCTGGCAACTCAAATCGGTTCTGGTTTAACTGGTGTCCTCTACGTTTTAGATGAACCTAGCATTGGATTGCATCAGAGAGACAATTCGCGCCTGTTAAAAACTTTAACAAGATTGCGCGATTTAGGCAATACCTTAATTGTCGTCGAACACGATGAAGAAACCATCCGGGCAGCTAATCATATTGTAGACATTGGCCCAGCGGCGGGAGTACACGGCGGGCGCATTGTTGCCCAAGGGAATTTAGAGACATTACTAGCAACAGAAGAGTCTTTAACGGGTGCTTATTTGTCAGGAAGAAAGGTAATAGAAACCCCGGCCCAAAGGCGCAAGGGTAATGGTAAATCGCTACTGCTGAAAAATTGCCGCCGTAATAACTTAAAAAATATTGATGTAGAAATCCCCCTCGGCAAACTTGTTTGTATTACTGGGGTTTCTGGTTCCGGTAAGTCTAGCTTAATTAATGACTTACTCTATCCGTCTCTGCAACATTATATCACCCGCAAAGTTCCTTTACCCAAAGATATGGACGGCATCAAAACCCAGGGAGAAAAATCTTTAGGGGATGCCGTTGATAAGGTAATTGTCATCGATCAATCTCCCATTGGTAGAACTCCCCGTTCTAATCCTGCTACTTATACGGGAGTGTTTGATGTAATCAGAGATATGTTTGCAGAAACTATTGAAGCAAAAGCGAGAGGTTACAAACCGGGGCAGTTTTCTTTTAATGTCAAAGGTGGGAGATGCGAAGCTTGCGCCGGTCAAGGTGTGAATATAATTTCGATGAATTTCTTACCCGATGTTTACGTACAATGTGAAGTTTGTAAAGGTGCGCGATACAACCGGGAAACCTTGCAGGTTAAATATAAGGAGAAGTCTATTTCTGATGTGTTGAATATGACGGTAGAAGAAGCTTGTGAGATGTTTAAAAATATCCCCAGGGCGGCAAATCGCTTGCAAACTTTGGTAGATGTTGGTTTAGGTTATATTAAGTTAGGACAACCTGCACCTACCCTTTCTGGGGGGGAAGCGCAGCGGGTGAAATTGGCAACTGAGTTGTCACGTCGCGCGACAGGAAAGACGCTTTATTTAATTGATGAACCGACAACGGG